A single genomic interval of Trachemys scripta elegans isolate TJP31775 chromosome 3, CAS_Tse_1.0, whole genome shotgun sequence harbors:
- the BEND3 gene encoding BEN domain-containing protein 3 isoform X1 — protein sequence MNSAEFNDDDEVKIIKNNLVKVETENEDEALDCSVTSRSPEKHSLDGSVTCLQDSNKRKQTSLGCDGSGSQQEVLLSVKKRRFTQEGLVSNMKNRDIGSPTQVNVEQPNKNKNPNITWLCEEEPFSDVTTPSYKKPLYGISHKITEKKSTPGAEQFSSYELFEKVNPSSPSHLRNLSDQRKRDSAATIAVTASTADSDPNIYSLIQKMFYTLNTLNSNMSQLHSKVDLLSLEVSRIKKHVSPTESVAEFRPPPEYQLTAAELKQIMDQSTSGGDLACRLLVQLFPELFSDDEFNRSCSTCGFLNKKKLESLHLQLIRNYVEVCYPSVKNNAVWQVECLPQVNDFFSRFWAQREMENSQQSVQSSSFYESEQVESSHFIEDKEQEEALSLDRDNATTSDYVLDAQDLNEFLDEASSPGEFSVFLLHRLFPELFDHRNLAERYNCYGDSGKQELDPHRLQIIRRYTEIYFPDVQEEEAWLQQCAQRINDELESMYMDGSECEQMRDDCYDSSSLPDDVSIIKVEDSFEYERPGRRSKKIWLVPIDFDKLDIPPPDFDVSIPDYLLNKEQIKNIYESSLSIGNFASRLLVHLFPELFTHENLRKQYNCSGSLGKKQLDPTRIKLIRHYVQILYPRAKNDRVWTLEFVGKLDERCRRRDTEQRRTYQQQRKVHVPGPERREFLTYAINPERFREEFEGPPLPPERSSKDFCKIPLDELVVPSPDFPVPSLYMLSDKEVREIVQQSLSVGNFAARLLVRLFPELFTPENLRLQYNHSGACNKKQLDPTRLRLIRHYVEAVYPVEKMEEVWHYECIPSIDERCRRPNRKKCDILKKAKKAKK from the exons ATGAACTCAGCTGAATtcaatgatgatgatgaag ttaaaattataaaaaataatcttgtgaAAGTAGAAACCGAAAATGAAGATGAAGCACTAGACTGCTCCGTGacatccagatctcctgagaaACACTCACTGGATGGCTCAGTTACTTGCCTACAGGATTCTAACAAACGGAAACAGACCTCACTTGGTTGTGATGGTTCAGGGAGCCAGCAAGAGGTTTTACTCAGTGTGAAGAAAAGACGCTTTACTCAAGAG GGCCTCGTTTCAAACATGAAGAACCGAGATATTGGGTCACCCACTCAGGTAAACGTAGAGCAGCCTAACAAGAACAAGAATCCCAATATAACatggctgtgtgaagaagaacccTTCAGTGACGTGACCACTCCATCCTATAAGAAACCTCTGTATGGCATCTCACACAAAATTACAGAGAAGAAGAGCACACCAGGGGCAGAGCAGTTTTCTTCTTATGAGCTGTTTGAAAAGGTCAATCCAAGCAGCCCCTCCCATCTGCGGAATTTGAGTGATCAACGCAAAAGGGATTCTGCTGCTACCATCGCTGTTACAGCTTCCACCGCAGATTCTGATCCAAACATATATTCTTTGATACAGAAAATGTTTTACACCCTCAACACCCTGAATTCCAATATGTCTCAGCTTCACAGCAAGGTTGACCTGTTGTCTCTTGAGGTCAGCAGAATTAAAAAGCATGTCAGCCCAACAGAGTCTGTAGCAGAGTTCAGGCCTCCCCCCGAGTACCAGCTAACCGCTGCAGAACTCAAACAGATCATGGATCAGAGCACATCAGGTGGAGATTTGGCTTGCCGGTTACTAGTTCAGCTTTTCCCAGAGCTCTTCAGCGATGATGAGTtcaacaggagctgcagcacATGTGGCTTCCTTAACAAAAAGAAGCTTGAATCGCTTCATCTGCAGCTTATCCGAAACTATGTGGAAGTTTGTTATCCTTCTGTGAAGAATAATGCTGTGTGGCAGGTGGAGTGTTTGCCCCAAGTTAATGACTTTTTCAGTAGATTTTGGGCACAAAGGGAAATGGAAAATAGTCAGCAAAGTGTGCAGTCATCCAGTTTTTATGAGTCTGAACAGGTAGAGTCCTCTCATTTCATTGAGGATAAAGAGCAGGAGGAAGCTTTGTCCCTGGACAGGGATAATGCCACCACCTCAGATTATGTTCTAGATGCTCAGGATCTCAATGAATTTTTAGATGAAGCTTCATCCCCTGGGGaattttctgtgtttttgttACACAGATTATTTCCTGAGCTCTTCGACCACAGGAACCTGGCTGAAAGATATAACTGCTATGGAGATTCTGGGAAGCAAGAGCTGGATCCTCATCGACTTCAGATAATTCGAAGATACACAGAAATTTACTTTCCTGATGTGCAGGAAGAGGAGGCGTGGTTGCAGCAGTGTGCACAGCGAATAAATGATGAACTTGAAAGTATGTATATGGATGGGAGTGAGTGTGAACAGATGAGAGACGACTGCTATGATTCTTCTAGTTTGCCTGATGATGTATCTATCATAAAAGTGGAAGACAGCTTTGAATATGAAAGGCCAGGAAGAAGATCAAAAAAGATTTGGCTTGTGCCCATAGACTTTGATAAACTTGACATCCCCCCTCCCGATTTTGATGTTTCTATCCCGGATTACCTGTTGAACaaggaacaaattaaaaatatatatgaaagcAGTCTGTCCATAGGAAACTTTGCATCTCGATTGCTTGTTCACTTATTCCCTGAACTGTTTACTCATGAAAATCTAAGGAAGCAATACAACTGTAGCGGATCACTAGGCAAGAAACAACTTGATCCAACCAGGATTAAATTAATTCGACACTATGTGCAAATATTGTACCCAAGAGCAAAGAACGATAGGGTATGGACATTGGAATTTGTTGGGAAGCTTGATGAGAGATGTCGACGCAGGGATACCGAACAGAGGCGCACATACCAACAGCAGCGGAAAGTTCATGTTCCAGGGCCTGAGAGGAGAGAATTTCTTACCTATGCAATAAACCCagaaagattcagagaagagttTGAAGGGCCACCACTGCCACCAGAAAGAAGCAGCAAAGATTTTTGCAAGATACCACTTGACGAACTTGTCGTTCCTTCTCCAGACTTCCCTGTGCCTTCTCTGTACATGCTATCTGATAAAGAGGTAAGAGAGATAGTACAGCAGAGCCTTTCTGTGGGAAACTTTGCTGCCAGGCTTCTAGTAAGACTCTTTCCAGAGCTCTTTACTCCAGAGAATCTCAGACTGCAATATAACCATTCAGGTGCTTGTAACAAGAAGCAACTTGATCCCACCAGACTCAGATTGATTCGTCATTATGTTGAAGCAGTTTACCCCGTGGAGAAAATGGAAGAAGTGTGGCATTATGAATGTATACCGAGCATTGATGAAAGATGCCGGCGTCCCAACAGGAAAAAGTGTGATATACTGAAAAAAGCCAAGAAAGCAAAAAAGTGA
- the BEND3 gene encoding BEN domain-containing protein 3 isoform X2, which translates to MKNRDIGSPTQVNVEQPNKNKNPNITWLCEEEPFSDVTTPSYKKPLYGISHKITEKKSTPGAEQFSSYELFEKVNPSSPSHLRNLSDQRKRDSAATIAVTASTADSDPNIYSLIQKMFYTLNTLNSNMSQLHSKVDLLSLEVSRIKKHVSPTESVAEFRPPPEYQLTAAELKQIMDQSTSGGDLACRLLVQLFPELFSDDEFNRSCSTCGFLNKKKLESLHLQLIRNYVEVCYPSVKNNAVWQVECLPQVNDFFSRFWAQREMENSQQSVQSSSFYESEQVESSHFIEDKEQEEALSLDRDNATTSDYVLDAQDLNEFLDEASSPGEFSVFLLHRLFPELFDHRNLAERYNCYGDSGKQELDPHRLQIIRRYTEIYFPDVQEEEAWLQQCAQRINDELESMYMDGSECEQMRDDCYDSSSLPDDVSIIKVEDSFEYERPGRRSKKIWLVPIDFDKLDIPPPDFDVSIPDYLLNKEQIKNIYESSLSIGNFASRLLVHLFPELFTHENLRKQYNCSGSLGKKQLDPTRIKLIRHYVQILYPRAKNDRVWTLEFVGKLDERCRRRDTEQRRTYQQQRKVHVPGPERREFLTYAINPERFREEFEGPPLPPERSSKDFCKIPLDELVVPSPDFPVPSLYMLSDKEVREIVQQSLSVGNFAARLLVRLFPELFTPENLRLQYNHSGACNKKQLDPTRLRLIRHYVEAVYPVEKMEEVWHYECIPSIDERCRRPNRKKCDILKKAKKAKK; encoded by the coding sequence ATGAAGAACCGAGATATTGGGTCACCCACTCAGGTAAACGTAGAGCAGCCTAACAAGAACAAGAATCCCAATATAACatggctgtgtgaagaagaacccTTCAGTGACGTGACCACTCCATCCTATAAGAAACCTCTGTATGGCATCTCACACAAAATTACAGAGAAGAAGAGCACACCAGGGGCAGAGCAGTTTTCTTCTTATGAGCTGTTTGAAAAGGTCAATCCAAGCAGCCCCTCCCATCTGCGGAATTTGAGTGATCAACGCAAAAGGGATTCTGCTGCTACCATCGCTGTTACAGCTTCCACCGCAGATTCTGATCCAAACATATATTCTTTGATACAGAAAATGTTTTACACCCTCAACACCCTGAATTCCAATATGTCTCAGCTTCACAGCAAGGTTGACCTGTTGTCTCTTGAGGTCAGCAGAATTAAAAAGCATGTCAGCCCAACAGAGTCTGTAGCAGAGTTCAGGCCTCCCCCCGAGTACCAGCTAACCGCTGCAGAACTCAAACAGATCATGGATCAGAGCACATCAGGTGGAGATTTGGCTTGCCGGTTACTAGTTCAGCTTTTCCCAGAGCTCTTCAGCGATGATGAGTtcaacaggagctgcagcacATGTGGCTTCCTTAACAAAAAGAAGCTTGAATCGCTTCATCTGCAGCTTATCCGAAACTATGTGGAAGTTTGTTATCCTTCTGTGAAGAATAATGCTGTGTGGCAGGTGGAGTGTTTGCCCCAAGTTAATGACTTTTTCAGTAGATTTTGGGCACAAAGGGAAATGGAAAATAGTCAGCAAAGTGTGCAGTCATCCAGTTTTTATGAGTCTGAACAGGTAGAGTCCTCTCATTTCATTGAGGATAAAGAGCAGGAGGAAGCTTTGTCCCTGGACAGGGATAATGCCACCACCTCAGATTATGTTCTAGATGCTCAGGATCTCAATGAATTTTTAGATGAAGCTTCATCCCCTGGGGaattttctgtgtttttgttACACAGATTATTTCCTGAGCTCTTCGACCACAGGAACCTGGCTGAAAGATATAACTGCTATGGAGATTCTGGGAAGCAAGAGCTGGATCCTCATCGACTTCAGATAATTCGAAGATACACAGAAATTTACTTTCCTGATGTGCAGGAAGAGGAGGCGTGGTTGCAGCAGTGTGCACAGCGAATAAATGATGAACTTGAAAGTATGTATATGGATGGGAGTGAGTGTGAACAGATGAGAGACGACTGCTATGATTCTTCTAGTTTGCCTGATGATGTATCTATCATAAAAGTGGAAGACAGCTTTGAATATGAAAGGCCAGGAAGAAGATCAAAAAAGATTTGGCTTGTGCCCATAGACTTTGATAAACTTGACATCCCCCCTCCCGATTTTGATGTTTCTATCCCGGATTACCTGTTGAACaaggaacaaattaaaaatatatatgaaagcAGTCTGTCCATAGGAAACTTTGCATCTCGATTGCTTGTTCACTTATTCCCTGAACTGTTTACTCATGAAAATCTAAGGAAGCAATACAACTGTAGCGGATCACTAGGCAAGAAACAACTTGATCCAACCAGGATTAAATTAATTCGACACTATGTGCAAATATTGTACCCAAGAGCAAAGAACGATAGGGTATGGACATTGGAATTTGTTGGGAAGCTTGATGAGAGATGTCGACGCAGGGATACCGAACAGAGGCGCACATACCAACAGCAGCGGAAAGTTCATGTTCCAGGGCCTGAGAGGAGAGAATTTCTTACCTATGCAATAAACCCagaaagattcagagaagagttTGAAGGGCCACCACTGCCACCAGAAAGAAGCAGCAAAGATTTTTGCAAGATACCACTTGACGAACTTGTCGTTCCTTCTCCAGACTTCCCTGTGCCTTCTCTGTACATGCTATCTGATAAAGAGGTAAGAGAGATAGTACAGCAGAGCCTTTCTGTGGGAAACTTTGCTGCCAGGCTTCTAGTAAGACTCTTTCCAGAGCTCTTTACTCCAGAGAATCTCAGACTGCAATATAACCATTCAGGTGCTTGTAACAAGAAGCAACTTGATCCCACCAGACTCAGATTGATTCGTCATTATGTTGAAGCAGTTTACCCCGTGGAGAAAATGGAAGAAGTGTGGCATTATGAATGTATACCGAGCATTGATGAAAGATGCCGGCGTCCCAACAGGAAAAAGTGTGATATACTGAAAAAAGCCAAGAAAGCAAAAAAGTGA